One window of Microbacterium sp. Root61 genomic DNA carries:
- a CDS encoding VWA domain-containing protein has translation MGIWGNDGSERRAMRGQQQRDRALVLRHRWYAGGVATLISAALVFTGVSTPAMADTVPPPPDASAATPPPADTPPAETPPAETPPADTPPAVETPPADTTTPPAETPPSDTTTPPSDTTAPPADPTVPPADGSKTDSTESQIAPDEGLISPLSLAPACTNNCSNITFNAVINGGSATVADWTYRADRASSPDWYDFVPPQTIAVPRNATYAITATPNNATAQAYNTTVTCTDPGSGVTWNSPNLAFNNNSGLASTCTATHTFIAPQQATITVKVGSDRTGTTGVTNLAGVVLYLQSNTGGGAGAPSGTRADGVAGDAAGWARCVSDANGDCVFTVPDTQAGGANNGTQPWVVQHSVPAGYYANPTLRVGGATGDGSSLAYQFRMKVGISGTTAYSSLNANQLMLSSGTEGNASQGIWQQSRNNPTLQASCGLDVALILDLSGSVGDTTNLKQAANTFVNSLQGTPSRMSLFSFSWQTPASQAGPNVANLTSVATAAQGTAFKNLYANWDSDGGTNWDRGLGIAAESNTANNKFDVAVIITDGNPTTYNQPYQGSGSNNRFRETENGIYSANALKAAGTRVIAFGVGAGANGTNTALNLRSISGPTVYNGGNGAVADYYQTTDYAAVGTALRNLALGNCQGTLTVTKQIVPESAPPGSITGAVPAGAGWQFTSVMNTPGVTTPNPVRTTTADGTGTVTYPMTFPGGTLNGSVTVTEAQQPGFVLQPVNLQNAVCTNKTTNQPVIPSNVVDGFTVAVPSTDLVNCIVYNRAPSPESDVTVTKNWVVNGVPVANGAQPSGLSAQLHLTGPGNNTPTDQGWGVTRGGYTKGGNTTLTETVTLIDPAMCTNNAVITNLNGAATNIPLPGGGYVMTLPNEHNTATITNTVTCDSRLTLIKTVQGGNAAPTSWTLNASFLATPEVPAGVPGFSGATGAPGTTGQLVTPDARYQLFETGGSPLYAQTDNRTNLQSNPLSTGSATCIRVDANGAPWAGSGYSDGINGGVNVPLGYRVACTLVNQNAELTLLKNVVNDNGGSSPASAWSLTATPATLTGLSATSVAGSETVVPASMFEVRPRHVYTLTESNVAGYQFVKLQQFVGGVWVDVVANADPALYPQKNAQGNWQIQVAALDEAVYRFVNDDVAPKLTLVKTVTNDHGGTAQPGAWTLTATTPGGPNLSGTTGINGAVEAGEVYTIGENSGPSGYTWDTLSCTGYPNTTKAAPTLTLKPGDDVTCTLNNNDQPGQLTLVKVVDNANGGTAVAADWNGKLHAKRGSDATLNYNTSETKPVPAGTYTLTETGQLAGYDLTNLECSTGGTTLANNTVVVANGANVTCTFTNAAQKPTLTLEKQVVNTGGGTATADQWTLTATNGGNTPINGTGTPAGGSVASISGAVLGNTTYTLTESGPSGYNSTGIWACVVTGSQTVVPVTNNNQVKTAVGQNVTCRIVNTAIPATGTVAKSVLSTVQNADGTWTIRYRITVTNGSASSNYTYNLVDTLNYGGGLTPTSATVPVVPAGATANPAWTGLNPNTNLASNVSLTAVQHTHVWEIEVVSTVAASVPSGDTWKCEGGPTPGAGGFRSPTSPRWPARRRRIRMPRGTSRTRSR, from the coding sequence ATGGGCATTTGGGGAAATGACGGGTCGGAACGTCGTGCGATGCGGGGGCAGCAGCAGCGTGATCGCGCGCTCGTGCTCCGCCACCGGTGGTATGCGGGTGGCGTCGCGACGCTGATCTCGGCGGCGCTCGTGTTCACGGGAGTGAGCACGCCGGCGATGGCCGATACCGTACCGCCGCCGCCGGACGCATCCGCGGCGACACCGCCGCCAGCCGACACCCCTCCCGCAGAAACGCCTCCGGCGGAGACACCTCCCGCTGATACCCCTCCGGCCGTCGAGACGCCTCCGGCCGATACCACCACGCCTCCGGCGGAGACTCCGCCGAGCGACACGACCACGCCTCCGAGTGACACGACCGCGCCGCCGGCCGACCCCACTGTGCCCCCGGCGGACGGATCGAAGACCGACTCGACCGAGTCGCAAATCGCGCCGGACGAGGGCCTGATCTCGCCGCTGTCGCTAGCTCCCGCGTGTACGAACAACTGTTCCAACATCACCTTCAACGCGGTGATCAACGGGGGTTCGGCGACCGTCGCGGACTGGACGTATCGCGCTGACAGGGCGTCGAGTCCTGACTGGTACGACTTCGTGCCGCCTCAGACGATCGCCGTTCCGCGGAACGCGACCTATGCCATCACTGCAACGCCGAACAACGCCACCGCACAGGCGTACAACACGACGGTGACATGCACGGACCCGGGCTCGGGCGTGACCTGGAATTCGCCCAACCTGGCGTTCAACAACAACAGCGGCCTTGCGTCTACATGTACCGCGACGCACACGTTCATCGCGCCGCAGCAAGCCACGATCACGGTCAAGGTCGGCTCCGACCGCACAGGGACCACCGGTGTGACGAATCTCGCGGGCGTCGTGCTCTATCTGCAGTCGAACACGGGTGGCGGTGCCGGTGCCCCGAGCGGCACGCGCGCCGATGGCGTCGCAGGGGATGCTGCCGGATGGGCACGCTGCGTGTCCGACGCCAATGGTGACTGCGTCTTCACGGTGCCCGACACCCAGGCAGGCGGCGCGAACAACGGCACACAGCCGTGGGTTGTGCAGCACAGCGTGCCCGCCGGCTACTACGCCAACCCGACGCTGCGCGTGGGCGGCGCAACCGGCGACGGAAGCTCACTCGCCTACCAGTTCCGCATGAAGGTCGGCATCAGTGGCACCACCGCCTACTCGTCTCTGAATGCCAACCAGCTCATGCTCAGCTCGGGCACTGAAGGCAACGCTTCGCAAGGCATCTGGCAGCAGTCGCGGAACAACCCGACACTGCAGGCATCCTGTGGGCTGGATGTCGCGCTGATTCTCGACCTGTCGGGCTCGGTTGGCGACACCACGAACCTGAAGCAGGCCGCGAATACGTTCGTGAACTCGCTGCAGGGAACGCCGTCGCGGATGTCTCTGTTCTCGTTCTCGTGGCAGACACCGGCGAGCCAAGCAGGCCCCAACGTCGCGAACCTGACTTCTGTAGCCACAGCGGCACAGGGCACGGCCTTCAAGAATCTCTACGCCAACTGGGATTCGGACGGCGGCACGAACTGGGACCGCGGTCTCGGCATCGCGGCCGAATCGAACACGGCGAACAACAAGTTCGACGTCGCGGTGATCATCACGGACGGCAACCCCACGACGTACAACCAGCCGTACCAGGGTTCGGGCAGCAACAACCGCTTCCGTGAGACCGAGAACGGCATCTACTCTGCGAACGCGCTGAAGGCGGCCGGAACCCGAGTGATCGCGTTCGGCGTCGGTGCCGGCGCGAACGGCACGAACACCGCGCTGAACCTGCGCTCCATCTCCGGGCCCACGGTCTACAACGGTGGCAACGGTGCCGTCGCGGACTACTACCAGACGACCGACTACGCGGCCGTAGGGACGGCGCTGCGGAACCTCGCGCTTGGCAACTGCCAAGGGACGCTGACTGTGACCAAGCAGATCGTCCCGGAATCGGCCCCTCCCGGGTCGATCACGGGCGCCGTCCCGGCCGGAGCCGGTTGGCAGTTCACGAGCGTGATGAACACTCCCGGCGTCACCACGCCCAACCCGGTACGCACCACTACGGCCGATGGCACCGGAACTGTGACCTACCCGATGACATTCCCAGGGGGCACGCTCAATGGTTCGGTTACGGTCACGGAGGCTCAGCAACCTGGATTCGTTCTCCAGCCCGTCAACCTGCAGAACGCGGTGTGTACGAACAAGACGACGAATCAGCCGGTGATCCCGAGCAATGTGGTGGACGGCTTCACCGTCGCGGTGCCCAGCACCGACCTGGTGAACTGCATCGTCTACAACCGTGCGCCCAGCCCTGAGTCGGACGTCACGGTGACCAAGAACTGGGTCGTCAACGGCGTGCCGGTCGCAAACGGCGCCCAGCCGAGCGGACTCAGCGCGCAGTTGCATCTGACAGGTCCGGGCAACAACACGCCGACCGACCAGGGATGGGGCGTCACCCGCGGGGGCTACACCAAGGGCGGCAACACGACGCTGACCGAGACCGTCACCCTGATCGACCCCGCGATGTGCACCAACAACGCGGTCATCACCAACCTGAACGGAGCTGCGACCAACATTCCACTTCCGGGCGGGGGGTATGTCATGACGCTGCCCAACGAGCACAACACGGCCACGATCACCAACACGGTGACATGCGACAGCCGACTCACACTGATCAAGACAGTCCAGGGTGGAAACGCCGCGCCGACGTCGTGGACGCTGAATGCTTCGTTCCTCGCCACGCCGGAGGTGCCGGCAGGTGTTCCTGGGTTCTCCGGCGCGACCGGAGCGCCGGGCACGACCGGTCAGCTGGTGACACCTGACGCCAGGTACCAGCTGTTCGAGACCGGTGGCAGCCCGCTCTACGCGCAGACGGACAACCGCACGAATCTCCAGTCGAACCCGTTGTCCACGGGATCGGCGACGTGCATCCGTGTCGATGCGAACGGTGCACCTTGGGCGGGGAGCGGATACTCCGACGGCATCAACGGCGGCGTCAATGTGCCGCTGGGATACCGAGTGGCCTGCACGCTGGTGAACCAGAACGCAGAATTGACTCTGCTCAAGAACGTCGTCAATGACAACGGCGGGTCGAGCCCGGCGAGCGCGTGGAGCCTGACGGCGACCCCCGCGACGCTGACAGGGCTGTCGGCAACGTCAGTGGCCGGATCCGAGACGGTTGTCCCGGCATCCATGTTCGAGGTGCGTCCGCGCCACGTGTACACGTTGACCGAGTCGAACGTCGCAGGCTACCAGTTCGTGAAGCTGCAGCAGTTCGTCGGCGGGGTGTGGGTGGATGTCGTGGCCAACGCCGACCCGGCCCTGTATCCGCAGAAGAACGCACAAGGCAATTGGCAGATCCAAGTCGCCGCGCTGGATGAGGCGGTGTACCGCTTCGTCAACGACGACGTCGCACCGAAGCTGACACTGGTGAAGACCGTGACGAACGATCACGGCGGCACCGCTCAGCCGGGAGCGTGGACGCTCACGGCGACCACTCCGGGCGGTCCGAACCTCAGCGGAACGACCGGCATCAATGGTGCCGTTGAGGCTGGCGAGGTCTACACGATCGGTGAGAACAGCGGCCCGAGCGGGTACACGTGGGACACCCTGTCCTGCACCGGATACCCGAACACCACGAAGGCGGCACCGACGCTGACGCTCAAGCCCGGCGACGATGTGACCTGCACGCTGAACAACAACGATCAGCCCGGTCAGCTCACGCTCGTCAAAGTGGTCGACAACGCCAACGGAGGCACGGCAGTGGCCGCCGACTGGAACGGCAAGCTGCACGCGAAGCGCGGATCCGACGCCACGCTGAACTACAACACGAGCGAGACCAAGCCGGTGCCGGCCGGCACCTACACGCTGACGGAGACCGGTCAGCTCGCGGGGTACGACCTCACCAACCTCGAGTGCTCCACGGGCGGGACCACGCTGGCGAACAACACGGTTGTCGTCGCCAACGGTGCGAATGTCACGTGCACGTTCACGAACGCGGCACAAAAGCCGACGTTGACGCTCGAGAAGCAGGTCGTCAACACGGGCGGCGGTACGGCGACAGCCGACCAGTGGACCCTGACAGCGACCAACGGCGGCAACACGCCCATCAATGGAACCGGTACTCCGGCCGGCGGGTCCGTCGCATCCATCAGCGGCGCGGTGCTGGGCAACACGACCTACACCCTCACCGAGAGCGGGCCTTCGGGCTACAACTCGACGGGTATCTGGGCCTGTGTGGTGACGGGGTCGCAGACAGTGGTGCCCGTGACGAACAACAACCAGGTCAAGACCGCGGTCGGGCAGAACGTCACGTGCCGCATCGTCAACACGGCGATCCCGGCCACCGGCACGGTCGCCAAGAGCGTCCTCAGCACGGTGCAGAACGCGGATGGCACCTGGACCATCCGTTACCGCATCACGGTGACCAATGGCTCCGCCAGCTCGAACTACACGTACAACCTGGTGGACACGCTGAACTACGGCGGCGGACTCACTCCGACCTCGGCGACAGTGCCAGTGGTCCCGGCCGGCGCCACAGCGAACCCGGCGTGGACGGGCCTCAACCCCAACACGAACCTCGCGTCGAACGTCAGCCTCACGGCTGTGCAGCACACGCACGTCTGGGAGATCGAGGTCGTCTCGACCGTCGCTGCGAGCGTCCCGAGTGGCGACACTTGGAAGTGCGAGGGCGGTCCGACTCCAGGGGCCGGCGGGTTCCGTTCCCCGACGTCACCAAGGTGGCCGGCACGCCGACGCAGAATCCGGATGCCTCGTGGAACATCTCGTACACGATCACGGTGA
- a CDS encoding LPXTG cell wall anchor domain-containing protein: protein MAGTPTQNPDASWNISYTITVKNPGASPISATLTDAFPATPAGWTLAGGVWNIAAQGGAPITNTTSAASPIWSGTLPANTTYTYIVSGKLTPTAGATPIGDCQTQGKGLTNTATVTSGSVSDTSGDCVSIVTPPVTVTKTDGTVSQLVDGTWQIDYTVTVTNGGTQATVYTLTDTPDLGTGFTLVSGTWFGPAPVANTPIEGGGFDQYVYRVIASFNPATPDPELTCDTTNGGAFFNKALVTFPGGTDDDTGCGEPESPTVEKSASAATQAPGGEWTLTYTVTVDNTSEMALAYTASDTPAALPAGVTLTTPWAVTGPAALNGGTATLTPGWTGTAPNTQFATGHLLAGTAHTYTVKAGVTLSAGVTPATLTCGQTPGGNGFWNSATVTNGVGTSDDSACVTVPFDDVGIVKTTEGVDGPVESDGVFKYVLTVTNHGTRAATNVKVTDPVPSRLTVTGIDLTDATGWTNDNDPDFVGEGNTVDLTGPVSFGVGATAEIVLTVKVNPVPVPEIPNLNEGDPVPTPELPMSTLVNEACVSADMDSVPGNDCDSVTVETKDIAAIVYTRCVGDAPLIGFVVAKTPNLAALPVDFTWTPNSPEPDTDPAEVAKQYPGGTATVSDEFAWVGTAFTPSGVSLDYPGWRALQASDYAPGGGYYIPGTTDVMTPTDEEEMIFNGLILDPSELDYAWRDTTTVVLSVNPSMTFTVEYPDATPECFVARHTEVQIEKTASVEKTDPGKSFTYTLAAANVSDDSAADGVVVTDTIPADLKITDVSWTGKGDANVFPNWSTCAVSGQNGAGYGGTLTCELFGPLQPAGSGLGASAAPTITLSATVNASSKASVITNVGVVDYYTFGDPTDTGRDADDAVVLLSGLPATGGSALTPLILLGFLALLGGTATIVMIRRRRGSTKPQL from the coding sequence GTGGCCGGCACGCCGACGCAGAATCCGGATGCCTCGTGGAACATCTCGTACACGATCACGGTGAAGAACCCGGGAGCTTCGCCGATCAGCGCGACGCTGACGGATGCCTTCCCGGCGACTCCTGCCGGGTGGACGCTCGCGGGTGGGGTGTGGAACATCGCCGCACAAGGCGGTGCGCCGATCACGAACACGACCAGCGCGGCTTCGCCGATCTGGTCGGGCACGCTGCCGGCGAACACGACGTACACCTACATCGTGTCCGGCAAGCTGACTCCGACGGCCGGCGCGACGCCGATCGGCGACTGCCAGACGCAGGGCAAGGGCCTGACCAACACCGCGACGGTCACGTCCGGCTCGGTCTCCGACACCAGCGGTGACTGCGTGAGCATCGTCACGCCGCCGGTCACGGTGACCAAGACGGACGGTACGGTGTCGCAGCTGGTCGACGGTACCTGGCAGATCGACTACACGGTGACCGTGACCAACGGCGGCACGCAGGCGACGGTCTACACGCTGACCGACACCCCGGACCTCGGCACCGGCTTCACGCTGGTGTCCGGTACGTGGTTCGGCCCTGCACCGGTGGCGAACACACCGATTGAAGGCGGCGGCTTCGACCAGTACGTCTACCGCGTGATCGCCTCCTTCAATCCGGCGACGCCGGACCCGGAGCTCACGTGTGACACGACGAATGGGGGAGCGTTCTTCAACAAGGCGCTCGTCACGTTCCCGGGTGGCACCGACGATGACACCGGATGCGGTGAGCCCGAGTCGCCCACCGTGGAGAAGTCCGCGTCCGCGGCAACGCAGGCACCGGGCGGGGAGTGGACGCTCACCTACACGGTGACGGTCGACAACACGTCCGAGATGGCGCTGGCGTACACGGCATCCGACACCCCGGCTGCGCTGCCGGCCGGAGTCACGCTGACGACTCCGTGGGCCGTGACCGGTCCTGCCGCTCTCAACGGCGGTACGGCGACGCTGACCCCGGGGTGGACGGGCACCGCGCCCAACACCCAGTTCGCAACCGGACACCTGCTGGCCGGAACGGCGCACACCTACACGGTGAAGGCGGGCGTGACTCTGTCGGCCGGCGTCACCCCGGCCACCCTCACGTGCGGCCAGACGCCCGGCGGGAACGGCTTCTGGAACAGTGCCACTGTCACCAACGGAGTCGGAACCTCCGACGACAGCGCCTGCGTGACGGTGCCTTTCGATGACGTCGGGATCGTCAAGACGACCGAGGGCGTCGATGGGCCGGTCGAGTCGGACGGCGTGTTCAAGTACGTGCTGACAGTGACCAACCACGGCACGCGCGCAGCGACCAACGTGAAGGTGACCGACCCGGTTCCGAGTCGTCTCACCGTCACCGGTATCGACCTCACCGATGCTACGGGCTGGACGAACGACAACGATCCCGACTTCGTCGGCGAAGGCAACACGGTCGACTTGACCGGTCCGGTCAGTTTCGGGGTGGGTGCGACGGCCGAGATCGTTCTGACGGTGAAGGTGAATCCGGTGCCTGTGCCGGAGATTCCGAACCTGAACGAGGGCGATCCGGTGCCGACGCCAGAGTTGCCGATGAGCACGCTGGTGAATGAGGCCTGCGTCTCGGCGGACATGGACAGTGTCCCGGGCAATGACTGCGACAGTGTCACGGTCGAGACGAAGGACATCGCGGCGATCGTCTACACCCGCTGCGTCGGGGATGCTCCGCTGATCGGTTTCGTGGTCGCCAAGACCCCGAACCTGGCTGCGCTGCCCGTCGACTTCACCTGGACGCCGAACAGCCCTGAACCGGACACCGATCCGGCCGAGGTCGCGAAGCAGTACCCAGGTGGAACCGCGACCGTTTCCGACGAGTTCGCGTGGGTGGGCACCGCGTTCACGCCGTCGGGTGTGTCACTCGACTACCCGGGATGGCGTGCGCTTCAGGCGTCGGACTATGCGCCGGGCGGCGGGTACTACATCCCGGGCACGACCGACGTGATGACGCCGACCGATGAGGAGGAGATGATCTTCAACGGTCTCATCCTCGACCCGAGCGAGTTGGACTACGCGTGGCGCGATACGACCACTGTGGTGCTCTCGGTGAACCCGTCGATGACGTTCACGGTGGAGTACCCCGACGCGACGCCGGAGTGCTTCGTGGCTCGTCACACGGAGGTGCAGATCGAGAAGACCGCGAGTGTGGAGAAGACCGATCCTGGGAAGTCGTTCACGTACACGTTGGCTGCGGCGAATGTGAGCGATGACTCGGCCGCTGATGGTGTGGTCGTGACCGATACGATCCCGGCTGATCTGAAGATCACGGATGTGTCGTGGACGGGCAAGGGCGACGCGAACGTGTTCCCGAACTGGTCGACCTGCGCGGTGTCGGGCCAGAACGGGGCGGGGTATGGCGGGACGCTCACGTGTGAGTTGTTCGGTCCGTTGCAGCCGGCCGGTTCCGGTCTCGGTGCCTCGGCTGCTCCGACGATCACGTTGTCCGCGACGGTGAACGCCTCATCCAAGGCGAGTGTGATCACCAACGTGGGCGTAGTGGACTACTACACGTTCGGCGACCCGACCGATACCGGTCGGGATGCGGATGACGCGGTCGTGCTGCTCTCGGGCCTGCCGGCCACGGGTGGCTCCGCATTGACTCCGCTGATCCTGCTCGGGTTCCTGGCACTACTCGGCGGGACCGCCACGATCGTCATGATCCGACGCCGTCGAGGTAGCACGAAGCCGCAGCTCTAA